Proteins encoded in a region of the Anopheles aquasalis chromosome 2, idAnoAquaMG_Q_19, whole genome shotgun sequence genome:
- the LOC126569637 gene encoding uncharacterized protein LOC126569637, with translation MKFLQIDDPSDTLPISYRLMQLFGLGRDEQFKCLYWFQCIMFFLFSIVTRLIMEAEDTVTIVRLGSERVYAISLFSHILGLYVRRSRLYELMDSLRECTAKTHSEEIFSFFLRTNRTINNFSVLYCRYFIGMFILYETMPSVATFFVYFSNKRNLNATPEEYVIPTEMNFYNLDIRYNLLHYSIYFAVVSMLVVTSSVSLCTKGVVDFSAIKFTAMIFEMTAMQIRQLPRQISQPQLLSIIESHQATLRCSKKLQQALSLSLLFQLAFCSAMGCLMLFYILLMGFDSRIFNLALLLFIVTLETYAYCTLGTQLTEKSDEVLQALQSLAWYEQPVAIQKQLLVMIQRSQMPTVLTAGKLIPVNIAQFGAMVQKSYSFYLVLKDLF, from the exons ATGAAGTTTCTCCAAATCGATGATCCAAGCGATACGCTCCCCATCAGCTACCGATTGATGCAGCTGTTCGGGTTGGGACGCGATGAACAGTTCAAGTGTCTCTATTGGTTCCAGTGCATCATGTTTTTTCTATTCAGCATCGTGACGAGGCTTATCATGGAAGCGGAAGATACGGTTACTATTGTGCGGCTGGGATCAGAAAGAGTGTATGCGATATCACTGTTCTCCCACATATTGGGGCTCTACGTGAGACGTTCGCGGCTGTACGAACTGATGGATTCGCTACGTGAATGTACTGCCAAAACGCATTCGGAAGAAATATTTTCGTTCTTCTTAAGAACGAACAGAACAATCAACAACTTTTCGGTACTGTACTGCAGGTATTTCATCGGCATGTTCATCCTCTATGAAACGATGCCATCCGTCGCGACGTTTTTCGTGTACTTCAGCAACAAGAGAAATCTAAACGCGACCCCCGAGGAGTACGTCATTCCAACGGAAATGAA TTTCTACAATTTAGACATCCGCTACAACTTGCTACACTATTCAATCTACTTCGCCGTCGTTAGTATGCTTGTGGTTACATCTTCAGTGTCCTTGTGCACTAAGGGTGTGGTCGATTTTTCGGCCATCAAGTTTACGGCGATGATATTCGAAATGACGGCGATGCAGATACGACAGCTACCGCGGCAGATTTCGCAACCGCAGCTCTTATCCATCATCGAATCCCATCAGGCCACGCTGCGGTGCTCTAAGAAATTGCAACAAGCTCTCAGCTTATCGCTTCTCTTTCAACTGGCATTCTGTAGTGCGATGGGTTGTCTAATGTTGTTCTACATCTTGCTAATG GGATTTGACTCTAGAATTTTCAATCTGGCCCTTCTATTGTTCATCGTTACCCTGGAAACTTATGCCTATTGCACACTCGGAACGCAGTTAACAGAAAAG AGTGATGAGGTCTTGCAGGCTCTGCAATCGCTCGCCTGGTACGAGCAACCCGTGGCTATACAGAAGCAACTACTCGTCATGATACAACGCTCGCAGATGCCCACCGTGCTGACAGCCGGGAAGCTTATTCCGGTCAATATCGCTCAGTTCGGTGCAATGGTGCAGAAGTCCTATTCCTTCTACTTGGTGCTGAAGGATTTGTTCTAG
- the LOC126569638 gene encoding odorant receptor 47a-like — translation MVVFAPLVDPLEVIPLPLKIFRLMGVSRLYREKIRLYGCMSYVALLCFIPKLCLGYDTIAQGFRGIAELLFSQNTCLTMMLLPFKFDKFSQLIEGLTLCTKTVCGDEDYRSILVTLNTMIHKFTKYYFLFTVFIVCAMYTSTISGILFMYYRSGDSDQPLELPLVLEYRLYGLDVHRNIVHCFAHLLILAPTITVLLFAFTAKAGVLFGLIRHCTTILHIIRLKIDRLNHVGNRARFGSELRQIIQLHQQALKCTDLLEDILMYILLAQFTGCVLIWCCTLYFVMYSGITADGITAVAMVSSFSVETFIFCVFGQDLTRKGEEISEAIYATKWYEQPVHIQKMIVPIIQKAHRRVGIKAAKFYYVDVNRYGRNLRMAYSFYLLLKDIF, via the exons ATGGTAGTGTTTGCTCCCCTCGTCGACCCTCTAGAAGTGATACCGCTGCCATTGAAAATATTTCGCTTAATGGGCGTGAGCCGACTGTACCGGGAGAAGATACGACTGTACGGATGCATGTCCTACGTTGCATTGCTCTGCTTCATACCGAAACTTTGCCTTGGCTATGATACCATCGCTCAGGGCTTTAGAGGCATTGCCGAGCTGCTATTCAGTCAGAACACTTGCTTAACGATGATGCTTCTTCCTTTTAAGTTCGACAAATTCAGTCAACTCATCGAGGGACTTACGCTTTGCACGAAAACGG TGTGTGGCGATGAGGATTACCGAAGCATTCTAGTGACTCTGAATACAATGATCCACAAGTTCACAAAGTACTACTTCTTATTCACCGTTTTTATCGTATGTGCCATGTACACGAGCACGATTTCGGGTATCCTGTTCATGTATTACCGGTCCGGGGACAGTGATCAGCCCCTCGAACTACCACTGGTCTTGGAGTACCGACTGTATGGGCTGGATGTCCACAGGAATATAGTGCACTGCTTCGCGCACCTTCTGATATTGGCCCCGACTATAACTGTTCTTTTGTTTGCGTTCACGGCTAAGGCAGGTGTTCTCTTCGGTCTGATACGCCACTGCACAACGATTCTCCATATTATTCGACTAAAGATCGATCGCCTGAATCATGTTGGCAATCGCGCACGGTTCGGTTCAGAGCTACGGCAAATCATACAACTGCACCAGCAAGCACTCAAGTGTACGGATCTGCTAGAGGACATTCTCATGTATATTCTGCTGGCACAGTTTACTGGTTGCGTGCTGATTTGGTGCTGTACGCTCTATTTCGTCATGTACAGT GGCATTACTGCCGATGGTATCACCGCCGTGGCCATGGTGTCATCGTTTTCCGTGGAAACCTTTATATTCTGTGTGTTCGGTCAGGACCTTACTCGGAAG GGGGAGGAAATCAGTGAAGCCATTTATGCAACGAAATGGTACGAGCAACCGGTGCACATTCAAAAGATGATCGTTCCCATCATACAGAAGGCTCACCGTCGTGTCGGCATAAAGGCGGCCAAGTTTTACTACGTGGATGTCAATCGATATGGAAGG AACCTGAGAATGGCGTACTCGTTCTACCTGCTGCTGAAAGATATCTTCTAA